The following coding sequences are from one Crateriforma spongiae window:
- a CDS encoding MBL fold metallo-hydrolase: MNITQIRNATILLEIGEHRILVDPMLSPPSSLAGFRLFRGERRKNPFTALPNNADELFKTATEVLITHEHPDHLDKPGVEWIKSRGLKLWCSSIDAPNLRRKGLDARIITQDSGDLSVEVIPATHGHGMIGWLMGPVAGYYLAHPDEPTVYITGDTVLTNTVKSAIERLRPQVIVAPAGTANFGIGKDLMFSEAELIELAKLAPAKVVFNHLEAIDHCLMSRSKLRQMVNDASVAEQVLIPEDGERLQFELSTDSPQVTLQTSEQTTPGFQKWLTAKFAGT, translated from the coding sequence ATGAATATTACGCAGATTAGAAACGCGACTATCCTGCTGGAGATTGGCGAACATCGAATCCTTGTCGATCCAATGTTATCGCCGCCTTCGTCGCTGGCAGGCTTCAGACTGTTTCGCGGCGAACGCCGCAAGAATCCATTTACGGCCTTGCCAAACAACGCCGATGAGTTGTTTAAAACGGCGACCGAAGTACTCATCACACACGAACATCCCGACCATTTGGATAAACCGGGAGTCGAGTGGATCAAATCTCGCGGATTGAAGTTGTGGTGCAGCAGCATTGATGCCCCCAACCTCCGACGCAAGGGTTTGGACGCCAGAATCATCACCCAAGACTCGGGCGACCTATCGGTTGAAGTCATTCCCGCCACACATGGACATGGGATGATCGGATGGCTGATGGGACCGGTTGCCGGCTACTACCTGGCTCACCCGGATGAACCGACCGTTTACATCACCGGTGACACGGTGTTGACGAACACGGTCAAGTCCGCCATCGAGAGACTCAGGCCACAAGTGATCGTCGCTCCGGCCGGAACGGCAAATTTTGGCATCGGTAAAGATTTGATGTTCAGCGAAGCCGAACTCATCGAGCTTGCGAAACTGGCTCCGGCAAAGGTCGTGTTCAACCATCTAGAGGCCATCGATCATTGCCTGATGAGTCGAAGCAAACTCAGGCAAATGGTTAACGACGCTAGTGTCGCAGAGCAGGTCCTCATCCCCGAGGACGGCGAGCGATTGCAATTCGAACTTTCGACAGACTCGCCGCAGGTTACGTTGCAAACATCGGAACAAACGACTCCGGGATTTCAGAAATGGTTGACTGCGAAGTTTGCTGGGACGTAG